The Catenulispora sp. MAP5-51 genome has a window encoding:
- a CDS encoding glycosyl hydrolase family 79 C-terminal domain-containing protein codes for MKTGATPARRSGRLVAASLAGVLVALPAAGHASAGTRTPAAATPVTVTVDHAAAGSVGTGFAGFSYEKDRVGAGMFDPHDTALVALFRLLGPGYLRIGGNLVDIVNWNPAGAGGSASEIAPADVTKLAAFAKATGWHVIYGINLKTNTPANAASEAAFAAHALGPNLVAFEIGNEPNVYDTEAAYEASFNTYAAAIRAKVPHAVFDGPGTYRHGSWDAQFAADEKDNGLAMLSMHMYIGSNTTASIAGMLSSNPSSFAADAAAIAGAKSADHIPQWRMTEANSYFHGGAADISNVQAASLWSLDFMEGLAADGAAGVNFHGGTSSQFTLNYSPIAFNGLTPTGVQGVYYGELLWRLAGPGTLHTAAVTGGTGVSAWAIGDNVILDNKGTTAITATVTLPAPATSGSSYILTAPSLTSTAITIAGSSVSGAGAFAPHPTHIAVSGTRMTVNVPAGSAALVVTH; via the coding sequence GTGAAGACGGGAGCGACTCCGGCCCGGCGCTCCGGCCGTCTGGTCGCCGCGAGCCTGGCCGGCGTTCTCGTCGCGCTCCCCGCAGCCGGGCACGCGTCCGCCGGCACCCGGACCCCGGCCGCTGCCACCCCCGTGACCGTCACCGTCGACCACGCCGCCGCAGGCAGCGTCGGTACCGGCTTCGCAGGCTTCAGCTACGAGAAGGACCGCGTCGGCGCCGGCATGTTCGACCCGCACGACACCGCGCTGGTCGCCCTGTTCCGCCTGCTCGGTCCCGGCTACCTGCGCATCGGCGGGAACCTGGTCGACATCGTGAACTGGAACCCGGCCGGTGCCGGCGGCTCCGCCTCGGAGATCGCGCCGGCCGACGTCACGAAGCTGGCCGCGTTCGCCAAGGCGACCGGCTGGCACGTCATCTACGGCATCAACCTCAAGACGAACACTCCCGCCAACGCCGCGTCCGAGGCGGCCTTCGCCGCGCACGCGCTGGGCCCGAACCTGGTGGCCTTCGAGATCGGCAACGAGCCCAACGTCTACGACACCGAGGCCGCCTACGAGGCCTCGTTCAACACCTACGCCGCCGCGATTCGCGCCAAGGTGCCGCACGCGGTGTTCGACGGTCCCGGCACCTACCGCCACGGCAGCTGGGACGCCCAGTTCGCCGCCGACGAGAAGGACAACGGCCTGGCCATGCTGTCGATGCACATGTACATCGGCAGCAACACCACGGCCTCGATCGCCGGCATGCTCTCCTCCAACCCGAGCAGCTTCGCCGCCGACGCGGCGGCGATCGCCGGCGCCAAGTCCGCCGACCACATCCCGCAGTGGCGTATGACCGAGGCCAACTCCTACTTCCACGGCGGGGCCGCCGACATCAGCAACGTGCAGGCTGCCTCGCTGTGGTCGCTGGACTTCATGGAAGGGCTGGCGGCCGACGGCGCCGCCGGCGTGAACTTCCACGGCGGCACCTCGTCGCAGTTCACCCTGAACTACTCGCCGATCGCCTTCAACGGTCTGACTCCCACCGGAGTGCAGGGCGTCTACTACGGCGAACTCCTGTGGAGACTCGCCGGCCCCGGCACGCTCCACACGGCCGCGGTCACCGGCGGTACCGGCGTCTCGGCCTGGGCGATCGGCGACAACGTCATCCTCGACAACAAGGGCACGACCGCGATCACCGCGACCGTCACCCTTCCCGCCCCGGCGACTTCCGGCTCGTCCTACATCCTGACGGCGCCGTCGCTCACCTCGACAGCGATCACCATCGCCGGTTCCAGTGTGAGCGGCGCCGGCGCCTTTGCTCCGCATCCGACGCACATCGCCGTCTCCGGCACTCGGATGACCGTCAACGTTCCGGCCGGCAGCGCCGCACTCGTGGTCACGCACTAA